The Pongo abelii isolate AG06213 chromosome 21, NHGRI_mPonAbe1-v2.0_pri, whole genome shotgun sequence genome has a window encoding:
- the GMEB2 gene encoding glucocorticoid modulatory element-binding protein 2 isoform X3, which yields MLEERRFQKKTRVCHQQIMTEGCSEYALQAEIRSLQMEVLWCEKYDEHVISPKEFVHLAGKSTLKDWKRAIRMNGIMLRKIMDSGELDFYQHDKVCSNTCRSTKIDLSGARVSLSSPTSAEYIPLTPAAADVNGSPATITIETCEDPGDWTAAIGDDTFTFWRGLKDAGLLDEVIQEFHQELVETMRGLQQRVQDPPLQLRGEELHLPSCRLLSPGVSAGDAVLLNNIVQNFGMLDLVKKVLASHKCQMDRSREQYARDLAALEQQCDEHRRRAKELKHKSQHLSNVLMTLTPVSLPPPVKRPRLARATSGPAAMASQVLTQSAQLALSPGVPVPQLTSVPLGKVVSTLPSTVLGKGSLQAPPASSPASPLLGGYTVLASSGSTYPSTVEIHPDASSLTVLSTAAVQDGSTVFKVVSPLQLLTLPGLGPTLQNVAQASPGSSTIVTVPAGAAPGPEEHTATIEVAAVAEDHERK from the exons TACGACGAGCATGTGATCAGCCCGAAGGAGTTTGTGCACCTGGCCGGGAAGTCCACCCTGAAGGACTGGAAGAGAGCCATCCGCATGAACGGCATCATGCTCAG GAAGATCATGGACTCCGGGGAACTGGACTTCTACCAGCACGACAAGGTCTGCTCCAACACCTGCCGCAGCACAAAGATTGACCTCTCAGGAGCCCGTGTGTCCCTGAGCAGCCCCACGTCAGCCGAGTACATTCCCCTCACGCCCGCCGCAGCCGACG TGAATGGGTCTCCTGCGACCATCACCATAGAGACCTGTGAAGACCCTGGCGACTGGACCGCGGCCATTGGAG ATGACACATTTACCTTCTGGCGGGGGCTGAAGGACGCCGGCCTGCTGGACGAGGTCATCCAGGAGTTCCACCAGGAGCTGGTGGAGACCATGAGAGGCCTGCAGCAACGGGTCCAGGACCCTCCCCTGCAGCTTCGAGGTGAGGAGCTGCATCTTCCCTCTTGCCGGCTCCTCAGCCCAGGAGTGTCTGCAGGAG ATGCTGTACTCCTCAACAACATCGTGCAGAACTTCGGCATGCTGGACCTGGTGAAGAAGGTGCTGGCCAGCCACAAGTGCCAGATGGACCGCTCGCGGGAGCAGTACGCCCGGGACCTGGCAG CCCTGGAGCAGCAGTGTGATGAGCATCGTCGCCGAGCCAAGGAGCTGAAGCATAAGTCCCAGCACCTCAGCAACGTGCTCATGACGCTGACGCCGGTCTCCCTGCCACCGCCTGTGAAGCGGCCCCGGCTTGCACGTGCCACATCAGGACCGGCCGCCATGGCCTCGCAGGTGCTCACCCAGTCTGCCCAGCTGGCGCTCAGCCCGGGCGTGCCCGTCCCCCAGCTGACCAGCGTGCCCCTTGGTAAAGTGGTGTCCACCctgccctccaccgtcctgggcAAGGGTTCCCTTCAGGCCCCCCCTGCCAGCTCCCCGGCCTCCCCGCTGCTCGGGGGATACACAGTCTTGGCCTCCTCTGGCTCTACCTACCCCAGCACAGTGGAGATCCACCCGGACGCATCCAGCCTCACGGTCCTGAGCACGGCTGCCGTGCAGGACGGTAGCACGGTGTTCAAGGTGGTCAGCCCGCTGCAGCTGCTCACGTTACCTGGCCTGGGCCCCACCCTGCAGAATGTGGCCCAGGCCTCGCCTGGCTCCAGCACAATTGTGACAGTGCCCGCAGGGGCTGCCCCTGGGCCCGAGGAGCACACGGCCACCATTGAGGTGGCTGCCGTGGCAGAGGACCACGAGCGGAAGTAG
- the GMEB2 gene encoding glucocorticoid modulatory element-binding protein 2 isoform X4 gives MAEEGENLEAEIVYPITCGDSRANLIWRKFVCPGINVKCVQYDEHVISPKEFVHLAGKSTLKDWKRAIRMNGIMLRKIMDSGELDFYQHDKVCSNTCRSTKIDLSGARVSLSSPTSAEYIPLTPAAADVNGSPATITIETCEDPGDWTAAIGDDTFTFWRGLKDAGLLDEVIQEFHQELVETMRGLQQRVQDPPLQLRGEELHLPSCRLLSPGVSAGDAVLLNNIVQNFGMLDLVKKVLASHKCQMDRSREQYARDLAALEQQCDEHRRRAKELKHKSQHLSNVLMTLTPVSLPPPVKRPRLARATSGPAAMASQVLTQSAQLALSPGVPVPQLTSVPLGKVVSTLPSTVLGKGSLQAPPASSPASPLLGGYTVLASSGSTYPSTVEIHPDASSLTVLSTAAVQDGSTVFKVVSPLQLLTLPGLGPTLQNVAQASPGSSTIVTVPAGAAPGPEEHTATIEVAAVAEDHERK, from the exons TACGACGAGCATGTGATCAGCCCGAAGGAGTTTGTGCACCTGGCCGGGAAGTCCACCCTGAAGGACTGGAAGAGAGCCATCCGCATGAACGGCATCATGCTCAG GAAGATCATGGACTCCGGGGAACTGGACTTCTACCAGCACGACAAGGTCTGCTCCAACACCTGCCGCAGCACAAAGATTGACCTCTCAGGAGCCCGTGTGTCCCTGAGCAGCCCCACGTCAGCCGAGTACATTCCCCTCACGCCCGCCGCAGCCGACG TGAATGGGTCTCCTGCGACCATCACCATAGAGACCTGTGAAGACCCTGGCGACTGGACCGCGGCCATTGGAG ATGACACATTTACCTTCTGGCGGGGGCTGAAGGACGCCGGCCTGCTGGACGAGGTCATCCAGGAGTTCCACCAGGAGCTGGTGGAGACCATGAGAGGCCTGCAGCAACGGGTCCAGGACCCTCCCCTGCAGCTTCGAGGTGAGGAGCTGCATCTTCCCTCTTGCCGGCTCCTCAGCCCAGGAGTGTCTGCAGGAG ATGCTGTACTCCTCAACAACATCGTGCAGAACTTCGGCATGCTGGACCTGGTGAAGAAGGTGCTGGCCAGCCACAAGTGCCAGATGGACCGCTCGCGGGAGCAGTACGCCCGGGACCTGGCAG CCCTGGAGCAGCAGTGTGATGAGCATCGTCGCCGAGCCAAGGAGCTGAAGCATAAGTCCCAGCACCTCAGCAACGTGCTCATGACGCTGACGCCGGTCTCCCTGCCACCGCCTGTGAAGCGGCCCCGGCTTGCACGTGCCACATCAGGACCGGCCGCCATGGCCTCGCAGGTGCTCACCCAGTCTGCCCAGCTGGCGCTCAGCCCGGGCGTGCCCGTCCCCCAGCTGACCAGCGTGCCCCTTGGTAAAGTGGTGTCCACCctgccctccaccgtcctgggcAAGGGTTCCCTTCAGGCCCCCCCTGCCAGCTCCCCGGCCTCCCCGCTGCTCGGGGGATACACAGTCTTGGCCTCCTCTGGCTCTACCTACCCCAGCACAGTGGAGATCCACCCGGACGCATCCAGCCTCACGGTCCTGAGCACGGCTGCCGTGCAGGACGGTAGCACGGTGTTCAAGGTGGTCAGCCCGCTGCAGCTGCTCACGTTACCTGGCCTGGGCCCCACCCTGCAGAATGTGGCCCAGGCCTCGCCTGGCTCCAGCACAATTGTGACAGTGCCCGCAGGGGCTGCCCCTGGGCCCGAGGAGCACACGGCCACCATTGAGGTGGCTGCCGTGGCAGAGGACCACGAGCGGAAGTAG
- the GMEB2 gene encoding glucocorticoid modulatory element-binding protein 2 isoform X5, whose product MLEERRFQKKTRVCHQQIMTEGCSEYALQAEIRSLQMEVLWCEKYDEHVISPKEFVHLAGKSTLKDWKRAIRMNGIMLRKIMDSGELDFYQHDKVCSNTCRSTKIDLSGARVSLSSPTSAEYIPLTPAAADVNGSPATITIETCEDPGDWTAAIGDDTFTFWRGLKDAGLLDEVIQEFHQELVETMRGLQQRVQDPPLQLRDAVLLNNIVQNFGMLDLVKKVLASHKCQMDRSREQYARDLAALEQQCDEHRRRAKELKHKSQHLSNVLMTLTPVSLPPPVKRPRLARATSGPAAMASQVLTQSAQLALSPGVPVPQLTSVPLGKVVSTLPSTVLGKGSLQAPPASSPASPLLGGYTVLASSGSTYPSTVEIHPDASSLTVLSTAAVQDGSTVFKVVSPLQLLTLPGLGPTLQNVAQASPGSSTIVTVPAGAAPGPEEHTATIEVAAVAEDHERK is encoded by the exons TACGACGAGCATGTGATCAGCCCGAAGGAGTTTGTGCACCTGGCCGGGAAGTCCACCCTGAAGGACTGGAAGAGAGCCATCCGCATGAACGGCATCATGCTCAG GAAGATCATGGACTCCGGGGAACTGGACTTCTACCAGCACGACAAGGTCTGCTCCAACACCTGCCGCAGCACAAAGATTGACCTCTCAGGAGCCCGTGTGTCCCTGAGCAGCCCCACGTCAGCCGAGTACATTCCCCTCACGCCCGCCGCAGCCGACG TGAATGGGTCTCCTGCGACCATCACCATAGAGACCTGTGAAGACCCTGGCGACTGGACCGCGGCCATTGGAG ATGACACATTTACCTTCTGGCGGGGGCTGAAGGACGCCGGCCTGCTGGACGAGGTCATCCAGGAGTTCCACCAGGAGCTGGTGGAGACCATGAGAGGCCTGCAGCAACGGGTCCAGGACCCTCCCCTGCAGCTTCGAG ATGCTGTACTCCTCAACAACATCGTGCAGAACTTCGGCATGCTGGACCTGGTGAAGAAGGTGCTGGCCAGCCACAAGTGCCAGATGGACCGCTCGCGGGAGCAGTACGCCCGGGACCTGGCAG CCCTGGAGCAGCAGTGTGATGAGCATCGTCGCCGAGCCAAGGAGCTGAAGCATAAGTCCCAGCACCTCAGCAACGTGCTCATGACGCTGACGCCGGTCTCCCTGCCACCGCCTGTGAAGCGGCCCCGGCTTGCACGTGCCACATCAGGACCGGCCGCCATGGCCTCGCAGGTGCTCACCCAGTCTGCCCAGCTGGCGCTCAGCCCGGGCGTGCCCGTCCCCCAGCTGACCAGCGTGCCCCTTGGTAAAGTGGTGTCCACCctgccctccaccgtcctgggcAAGGGTTCCCTTCAGGCCCCCCCTGCCAGCTCCCCGGCCTCCCCGCTGCTCGGGGGATACACAGTCTTGGCCTCCTCTGGCTCTACCTACCCCAGCACAGTGGAGATCCACCCGGACGCATCCAGCCTCACGGTCCTGAGCACGGCTGCCGTGCAGGACGGTAGCACGGTGTTCAAGGTGGTCAGCCCGCTGCAGCTGCTCACGTTACCTGGCCTGGGCCCCACCCTGCAGAATGTGGCCCAGGCCTCGCCTGGCTCCAGCACAATTGTGACAGTGCCCGCAGGGGCTGCCCCTGGGCCCGAGGAGCACACGGCCACCATTGAGGTGGCTGCCGTGGCAGAGGACCACGAGCGGAAGTAG